Proteins encoded together in one Planctopirus ephydatiae window:
- a CDS encoding division/cell wall cluster transcriptional repressor MraZ — MDSGSSPGGTSPVEDFLRGDVLVAQGMISGEVSRTLDERFRLTLPPEFAQAIADENGQTILVKERAGCLSLWRASDWQLKLKQGVSLIHQKIQAGRMEQRYAEVQRLGRLLSTRFRTVQLANRSRLLLPDGFREFLGVSANQEVIVVGAVICVELWQPTAWLEHLKAEMPQFNPLFQDLSQ; from the coding sequence TTGGATTCAGGCTCATCGCCGGGAGGAACTTCGCCTGTCGAGGATTTTCTCCGCGGGGATGTTCTGGTGGCACAGGGTATGATTTCGGGCGAAGTGAGCCGGACTCTCGACGAGAGATTTCGACTGACTTTACCACCGGAATTTGCTCAGGCGATTGCTGATGAAAATGGCCAGACGATTCTGGTTAAGGAGCGGGCCGGGTGTTTGAGTTTGTGGCGAGCCAGTGATTGGCAGCTCAAGCTGAAACAGGGGGTTTCCCTGATTCATCAGAAGATCCAGGCAGGTCGCATGGAGCAGCGCTATGCGGAAGTGCAGCGACTGGGGCGACTACTTTCGACCCGGTTCCGGACAGTCCAGCTGGCGAATCGATCTCGTCTGTTGTTACCCGATGGCTTTCGTGAGTTTCTCGGAGTTTCGGCGAACCAGGAAGTGATTGTGGTTGGTGCTGTCATTTGCGTGGAGCTATGGCAGCCGACAGCCTGGCTGGAACACTTAAAGGCGGAGATGCCTCAGTTCAACCCGCTCTTTCAGGATTTGAGCCAATAA
- a CDS encoding XylR family transcriptional regulator codes for MQTPPRLRVALLIESSNAYARGVLMGIQQYLRQQHRRWSIHLTEQGRGDAPPEWLSKTNFHGVIARVETPLIAERLQALKIPVVDVSAARLWPQIPWVETDDVAIAEMAVTHLLERGFQNFAYCGDSSFNWSNWRKQAFLEAVLAAGGRCEMFDHQGLAPEVAEKSLIEWLRLLPKPVGVMGCYDSTARQVLDACRDLGLSVPDDVAVIGVDNDELLCELADPPLTSIAPNAVRAGAVAAQFLDEQMQGVNLKEDCLRVPPLGVITRQSTDVLALDDRDVALALRFIREHAFEGIHVNDVLKIVPLSRRVLEQRFERRLGRTPHAEILRLKLERARQLMVETDLSLSTIAHRSGFAHDEYFSVAFKRAMGVAPSVWRREQTEPYRR; via the coding sequence ATGCAAACTCCTCCCCGGCTGCGTGTCGCATTACTGATTGAATCTTCGAATGCGTATGCCCGTGGAGTGCTTATGGGGATTCAGCAATACCTCCGCCAGCAGCACAGGCGCTGGTCCATTCATTTGACTGAGCAGGGTCGAGGTGATGCACCGCCGGAGTGGCTTTCAAAAACAAACTTTCATGGCGTGATTGCCCGTGTCGAGACGCCGTTGATTGCGGAACGATTGCAGGCGCTGAAAATTCCGGTCGTCGATGTGAGTGCGGCCCGCTTGTGGCCACAGATTCCGTGGGTGGAAACAGACGATGTGGCGATTGCCGAAATGGCTGTCACTCATTTACTCGAACGCGGCTTTCAGAATTTTGCCTATTGCGGTGACAGTTCTTTCAACTGGTCGAACTGGCGAAAGCAGGCATTTCTCGAAGCCGTCCTGGCGGCTGGTGGCCGCTGTGAGATGTTTGATCATCAGGGATTAGCGCCCGAAGTCGCTGAGAAATCGCTGATCGAGTGGCTGCGTCTGTTGCCCAAACCTGTCGGTGTCATGGGTTGTTATGACAGTACGGCTCGCCAGGTGCTCGATGCCTGTCGAGATCTGGGGCTGTCTGTGCCCGATGATGTCGCTGTCATTGGCGTTGATAACGACGAATTGTTGTGCGAACTCGCCGATCCTCCCTTAACCAGTATTGCACCCAACGCGGTGAGAGCAGGGGCGGTAGCTGCCCAATTCCTCGATGAACAGATGCAGGGAGTCAACCTGAAGGAGGATTGTCTGCGAGTTCCACCACTGGGTGTGATCACGCGGCAATCGACGGACGTCCTCGCGTTGGACGACCGCGATGTGGCTCTGGCGTTGCGGTTCATTCGCGAACATGCTTTTGAGGGCATTCATGTGAACGATGTGCTCAAAATTGTGCCTCTTTCCAGACGCGTTCTCGAACAGCGGTTTGAGCGGCGGCTGGGGCGCACACCCCATGCCGAAATTTTGAGATTGAAGCTTGAGCGAGCCCGACAGCTCATGGTCGAGACGGATCTTTCCCTCTCAACAATTGCACATCGCTCGGGCTTTGCGCACGACGAATATTTCAGCGTAGCTTTCAAGCGGGCCATGGGTGTGGCCCCCAGTGTGTGGCGACGGGAACAGACAGAGCCGTACCGCAGGTAA
- a CDS encoding Gfo/Idh/MocA family protein has translation MSFPNSSSSPRFRVAIVGLGFGAEFIPIYQRHPGAEMYAICQRNEAHLHEVGDRFEIGTRYTSYDDVLADPKVDFVHINSPIPDHAWMSLKALEAGKHVMCTVPMATTIEECDQICEAVARTGKKYMMAETVVYSREFLFIKDLYLKGELGEIQHLAASHPQDMDGWPAYWEKMIPMHYATHVVSPCLGLLDKRAEYVSCFGSGKVRDDIREKSGNRFAVETCHIKVQDSDVVAHIWRFLYDVARQYRESFDVYGTKKSFEWTLVEDEPHVIHTAKKPEPEIPSKIEVPDFAHLLPEPIRMFTKTIQDAEHLSFVQGGGHGGSHPHMVHEFLSALAQNRDPWPNATQSANWTCVGLCAHQSALKGGEIVKLPAFTLK, from the coding sequence ATGAGTTTCCCGAATTCTTCCTCGTCACCCCGCTTTCGTGTTGCCATTGTCGGGCTTGGTTTTGGAGCCGAGTTTATTCCCATTTATCAGCGGCATCCCGGTGCCGAGATGTATGCCATCTGCCAGCGGAATGAAGCTCATTTGCACGAAGTTGGCGATCGTTTCGAAATTGGAACCCGCTACACCAGCTACGATGATGTGCTGGCCGACCCCAAGGTCGATTTCGTCCATATCAATTCGCCCATTCCCGATCACGCGTGGATGTCGCTCAAAGCCCTGGAAGCGGGCAAGCATGTGATGTGCACAGTTCCTATGGCAACGACCATTGAAGAGTGCGACCAGATCTGTGAAGCAGTCGCCCGGACTGGCAAGAAGTATATGATGGCGGAAACCGTGGTTTATTCCCGCGAGTTTCTGTTCATCAAGGATCTGTATCTCAAGGGGGAACTGGGCGAGATTCAGCATCTGGCCGCTTCTCATCCTCAGGATATGGATGGCTGGCCGGCTTACTGGGAAAAAATGATTCCCATGCATTATGCCACGCATGTCGTCAGCCCGTGCCTGGGTCTGCTTGATAAACGGGCTGAGTATGTGAGCTGCTTTGGTTCGGGTAAAGTTCGAGATGATATTCGTGAAAAATCAGGCAATCGTTTTGCAGTCGAAACCTGCCACATCAAAGTGCAGGACAGCGATGTCGTCGCTCACATCTGGCGATTCCTGTACGACGTAGCTCGCCAGTACCGCGAAAGCTTCGATGTCTATGGCACGAAAAAGAGCTTCGAGTGGACACTGGTGGAAGATGAACCCCACGTGATTCATACGGCGAAAAAACCTGAACCCGAGATTCCTTCCAAGATCGAAGTTCCCGATTTTGCCCATCTACTTCCTGAACCCATTCGTATGTTTACGAAAACGATTCAGGATGCTGAGCATCTTTCCTTCGTTCAGGGAGGCGGGCACGGAGGTTCTCACCCGCACATGGTGCACGAATTCCTCTCGGCTTTGGCACAGAATCGCGACCCCTGGCCTAATGCCACACAGTCTGCCAACTGGACATGTGTGGGATTGTGTGCCCATCAGTCAGCACTCAAGGGTGGTGAAATTGTCAAACTCCCAGCCTTCACTTTGAAGTAA
- a CDS encoding PVC-type heme-binding CxxCH protein: MRQLMNFSQRMLASLLLASLVLMNWPTLTTGAESGPLNVLFLGDKGHHQPQARFNDLQPALAKRGINLTYTEDPGVLSAAGLAPYKALVVYANIDKITPDQETALIEYVQNGGGFVPLHCASFCFRNSPKYVALVGAQFSKHGTGVVETRLEAIDHPILKGFSGFKSWDETYRHSMHNPVGRTVLEYHPLSADELKKDPKASAEEPWTWVRNEGKGRVFYTAWGHDGRTFTNPGFHNLVERGIRWAAKDETTVPEYKEKASFQPPAMTTIKPSAAPFEYIDVGSKIPNYVAGAQWGKQEKPLSLMQLPLPPEKSIEHYVHPEGSQLKLFAADPELGGKPIAFNWDEAGRLWVCETMDYPNELQPKGKGRDRIRIVSDTNNDGVADRFDVFAEGLSIPTAIVCVRGGAIVQDGPETIFLKDTNGDGKADVRKLLISGWAIGDTHGGVSNFQYGLDNWIWAMQGYNDSQPILTNGQAAGRFKQGFFRFKVSVGADGLPEVNELEFIRSTNNNTWGLGISEDGLIFGSTANHNPSVYMPIPNRYYEQVRGWAARGLGTIADTHLFKPITTKVRQVDHHGGYTAGCGHAIYTARNYPESWWNRTAFVCGPTGHLVGTFVLTQNGTDFSSTSPNNLVASEDEWSAPIMAEVGPDGNVWILDWYNYIVQHNPTPAGFKTGKGNAYETDLRDKKHGRIFRLIWNNRPGTGSADQSTTRSLAGADPQTLVKALEDNNFFWRKQAQRLLVERQDQSVAPALLARLGEHHVDAIGIDPGAIHSAWTLKGLGQLESLSDPATVKALTAGLTHPSAAVRRNVIQTLPPVPMTPSLIAKTKVATDEEPLVRLAAFLALADAPATSESATIIAGALRDPAVFADRYLPEALTAAAARNDVLVIEALAEKTAQTTPSQTPLAGPALELLKRVAEHSARSDKPASGAAILAQISKMPQDAAEAIIAGLSTGWPRKSAEAANATPEQVEAITKLYREVSPASRSQLLAVSQRMGLNVLEKFSGELAAQFLAKVKDAKLPEAERLAAARDSIALLPTKAEIAGQLLDQLSVKSTPQLTNGILSALTASESPMTGTALINHLGSITPGSRPQALRMLLARNDWTLSLLEASQAGKLSLGELPLDQQQSLAAHPDAKIQKLAREILAKGGGLASADRQTVIDQLDHVTKETGDPVAGKLIYTQQCAKCHVYGDLGQKVGPNLTGMSVHPKHELLVHILDPSRSVEGNYRAYSVVLEDGRVFTGLLASETRTTIELLDAEGKPQSIQRDEIEELVASTKSLMPEGFEKQITPAGMRDLLEFLKQPGKYLPLPLEKFATINTTRGMFYSADAQAERLILENYAPRNVGDVPFAFVDPKGATTPNAIMLYSANGKFPPEMPKQVTLACGLKVKTIHLLGGVGGWAFPASEKGTTSMIVRLKYSDGSTEDHKLINGEHIADYIRRVDVPQSTFAFSARGQQLRTVSINCGKDLPLETIELIKGNDGTAPVVMAVTLEMGQQPVAKKE; encoded by the coding sequence ATGCGACAACTTATGAATTTCTCTCAGCGAATGCTGGCCTCTTTACTGCTTGCCAGTCTGGTTTTGATGAACTGGCCAACGCTGACAACTGGGGCCGAGAGTGGGCCCCTGAATGTCCTTTTCCTCGGTGACAAAGGCCATCATCAACCCCAGGCGCGTTTTAATGATCTGCAACCTGCACTGGCCAAGCGCGGCATCAACCTGACCTACACAGAAGACCCTGGTGTTCTGAGTGCTGCCGGGTTAGCTCCTTACAAAGCCCTGGTCGTTTATGCCAATATCGACAAGATCACGCCCGATCAGGAAACGGCTCTCATCGAGTACGTGCAGAATGGTGGCGGGTTCGTGCCACTCCACTGCGCTTCGTTCTGCTTCCGCAACTCGCCCAAGTATGTGGCTCTGGTTGGCGCCCAGTTTTCGAAGCATGGAACAGGCGTCGTCGAGACACGGCTCGAAGCCATCGATCATCCCATTCTTAAAGGTTTTTCCGGCTTCAAGAGCTGGGACGAAACATATCGTCATTCGATGCACAACCCTGTGGGCCGCACGGTCCTCGAGTATCATCCTTTGAGTGCCGACGAACTCAAGAAAGATCCCAAGGCATCGGCTGAAGAGCCCTGGACATGGGTTCGTAATGAGGGAAAAGGCCGTGTCTTTTACACCGCCTGGGGGCATGACGGACGAACATTCACCAACCCTGGTTTTCATAACCTGGTCGAACGCGGCATTCGCTGGGCAGCCAAAGATGAAACCACAGTCCCGGAATACAAGGAAAAAGCCAGCTTCCAGCCCCCGGCAATGACAACTATCAAGCCCTCAGCGGCTCCATTTGAGTACATCGATGTCGGGAGCAAAATTCCCAACTACGTCGCCGGTGCTCAATGGGGCAAACAGGAAAAGCCACTGTCACTCATGCAGTTGCCTTTACCCCCTGAGAAGTCAATCGAGCATTATGTGCACCCCGAAGGGAGCCAGCTCAAACTCTTTGCTGCCGATCCAGAGCTGGGTGGCAAACCGATTGCATTCAACTGGGATGAAGCGGGGCGGCTGTGGGTTTGTGAAACCATGGATTACCCCAATGAGCTGCAGCCTAAAGGCAAAGGCCGCGACCGTATCCGCATTGTCTCGGACACGAATAACGATGGCGTCGCCGATCGCTTTGATGTTTTCGCGGAAGGACTGAGTATCCCGACTGCGATCGTTTGTGTCCGCGGCGGTGCCATTGTGCAGGATGGGCCGGAGACCATCTTCCTCAAAGATACGAATGGCGACGGCAAAGCCGATGTCCGAAAACTGCTGATCAGTGGCTGGGCCATTGGCGATACCCACGGCGGCGTCAGCAACTTCCAGTATGGTCTCGACAACTGGATCTGGGCCATGCAAGGCTATAACGATTCACAGCCGATCTTGACGAATGGTCAGGCGGCTGGTCGATTTAAGCAGGGCTTTTTCCGCTTCAAGGTTTCTGTCGGTGCTGATGGCCTGCCCGAAGTCAACGAACTGGAGTTCATCCGTTCGACGAACAACAACACATGGGGGTTAGGCATCAGCGAAGATGGGCTGATTTTTGGTTCGACAGCCAACCATAATCCATCGGTGTATATGCCCATTCCTAACCGTTACTACGAACAGGTTCGTGGCTGGGCCGCCCGTGGCTTGGGAACGATTGCCGATACTCATCTCTTCAAGCCGATTACCACCAAGGTACGACAGGTCGATCATCACGGTGGATATACTGCCGGTTGCGGCCACGCAATCTATACTGCCCGTAACTATCCCGAATCCTGGTGGAATCGCACAGCGTTTGTGTGCGGCCCCACAGGTCACCTCGTGGGCACCTTTGTACTGACTCAGAACGGGACAGATTTCTCATCCACCAGCCCGAATAACCTGGTCGCCAGTGAAGACGAATGGTCTGCACCCATCATGGCGGAAGTGGGCCCGGACGGAAATGTCTGGATCCTCGACTGGTATAACTACATTGTGCAGCATAACCCGACACCCGCTGGCTTCAAGACTGGTAAAGGGAATGCGTACGAAACCGATCTGCGGGATAAGAAGCATGGTCGCATCTTCCGTTTAATCTGGAACAACCGGCCTGGTACTGGTTCCGCAGATCAATCGACCACACGCAGCCTGGCAGGTGCTGATCCACAGACTCTCGTCAAAGCCCTCGAAGACAACAATTTCTTCTGGCGAAAGCAGGCCCAGCGTTTGCTCGTTGAGCGACAGGATCAATCCGTCGCGCCTGCACTGCTGGCTCGGCTGGGAGAACACCACGTTGATGCCATCGGGATCGACCCCGGTGCGATTCATAGTGCATGGACACTCAAGGGTCTGGGACAGCTTGAAAGTCTCAGTGATCCCGCGACCGTCAAGGCCCTCACAGCAGGCCTGACTCATCCCTCAGCAGCGGTCCGCAGAAATGTGATCCAGACGTTGCCACCTGTCCCCATGACACCTTCATTGATTGCCAAAACAAAAGTGGCAACTGATGAAGAACCTCTTGTCAGGCTGGCGGCTTTTCTGGCACTGGCCGATGCACCAGCCACCAGCGAATCAGCAACCATCATTGCCGGTGCGTTGCGTGATCCTGCGGTCTTTGCTGATCGATATCTACCTGAGGCATTAACAGCAGCGGCTGCTCGTAACGACGTCCTGGTCATTGAGGCTCTGGCGGAAAAGACTGCTCAGACCACTCCTTCTCAAACCCCACTAGCCGGACCTGCTCTGGAGCTATTGAAACGCGTAGCGGAACATTCGGCCCGTAGTGACAAACCCGCATCTGGCGCCGCGATACTCGCTCAGATTTCAAAAATGCCTCAAGATGCTGCCGAAGCGATTATTGCCGGTCTGTCAACAGGCTGGCCTCGCAAGTCGGCAGAGGCAGCCAATGCAACCCCCGAGCAGGTTGAGGCCATTACAAAACTTTATCGCGAGGTTTCACCAGCCAGCCGCTCGCAGCTTCTCGCCGTGAGTCAGCGGATGGGGCTGAATGTGCTCGAAAAGTTCTCTGGCGAACTGGCTGCACAGTTTCTCGCCAAGGTGAAAGACGCCAAGCTGCCCGAAGCAGAACGACTGGCTGCCGCCCGCGATTCGATCGCACTACTCCCCACCAAGGCCGAGATTGCCGGCCAGCTCCTGGATCAGCTTTCGGTGAAGTCAACTCCGCAGTTGACCAATGGGATTCTGTCTGCACTCACAGCTTCCGAATCGCCCATGACAGGCACAGCCCTGATCAATCACTTGGGAAGCATTACTCCAGGTTCCCGCCCACAGGCTTTGCGAATGCTGCTCGCTCGCAACGACTGGACACTTTCGCTCCTCGAAGCCAGTCAAGCCGGTAAACTGAGTCTGGGTGAATTGCCACTCGATCAGCAGCAGTCTCTGGCGGCTCACCCCGATGCTAAAATTCAGAAACTGGCTCGCGAAATTCTCGCCAAGGGGGGTGGCCTGGCCAGTGCCGACCGCCAGACGGTGATTGATCAACTCGATCATGTGACGAAAGAAACAGGCGATCCTGTTGCGGGCAAGCTGATCTACACCCAGCAGTGTGCCAAGTGCCACGTGTACGGTGATCTGGGTCAAAAAGTCGGGCCGAATCTGACAGGGATGTCGGTGCATCCGAAGCATGAGTTACTGGTGCATATTCTTGACCCGAGCCGCAGTGTCGAAGGGAACTATCGGGCCTATTCCGTGGTACTGGAAGATGGCCGTGTCTTTACAGGACTGCTCGCTTCGGAAACAAGAACCACCATTGAATTGCTCGATGCCGAAGGTAAGCCTCAATCAATTCAGCGGGACGAGATCGAAGAACTCGTTGCTTCGACGAAATCGTTGATGCCCGAAGGCTTCGAGAAGCAGATCACTCCCGCCGGGATGCGCGATCTACTGGAGTTCCTCAAGCAGCCCGGGAAGTATCTGCCCCTGCCACTGGAGAAGTTTGCCACCATCAATACGACTCGGGGAATGTTCTACAGTGCCGATGCTCAGGCAGAACGGTTGATCCTGGAGAACTATGCCCCCCGCAATGTTGGCGATGTTCCTTTTGCTTTCGTTGACCCGAAGGGTGCGACCACCCCCAATGCCATCATGCTCTACAGTGCGAATGGCAAGTTCCCTCCCGAAATGCCGAAACAAGTCACGCTCGCTTGCGGCCTCAAGGTGAAGACGATTCATCTGTTGGGTGGTGTGGGTGGCTGGGCCTTCCCTGCCTCAGAAAAAGGAACAACCTCAATGATTGTCCGGCTGAAGTACAGCGATGGGTCGACCGAAGATCACAAGCTGATCAATGGTGAGCACATTGCCGATTACATCCGCCGGGTGGATGTCCCTCAATCGACCTTTGCCTTCTCGGCTCGTGGGCAGCAGTTGCGCACCGTCTCGATTAACTGCGGCAAAGACCTCCCTCTGGAGACGATTGAACTCATCAAAGGAAACGACGGGACAGCACCTGTGGTCATGGCCGTCACACTGGAGATGGGACAGCAGCCCGTCGCCAAAAAGGAATAA
- a CDS encoding Mpo1-like protein — MLKRFFRNYLSRHKDPVNIVLHVVGLPLTFVAPVVWLVNGGELVSAWSLFLTGYALQFTGHAWEGNDPGEVIVVRKMRGIPFVEVAPQKPDEATQFSNKFAAASDDRPNDQ, encoded by the coding sequence ATGCTGAAGAGGTTTTTCCGTAACTACCTTTCGCGACATAAAGATCCAGTCAATATCGTACTGCATGTCGTAGGGCTGCCACTCACCTTTGTGGCCCCCGTTGTCTGGCTGGTGAATGGTGGAGAACTGGTGAGCGCCTGGAGCCTCTTTTTGACTGGGTACGCACTGCAGTTCACTGGACATGCGTGGGAGGGGAACGACCCTGGCGAAGTGATTGTTGTGAGGAAAATGCGGGGTATACCGTTCGTAGAGGTTGCTCCTCAGAAGCCTGATGAAGCGACACAGTTTTCAAACAAGTTCGCAGCAGCAAGCGACGATAGACCCAACGACCAATAG
- a CDS encoding TolC family protein → MPWQRWKKLIALALTAVLLPGCSGTNRNVSYLGDAELNYYKNASLTTEYAAVDQATPIDIVNSDRPRTIRDRTQDEIWDLSLMESIHMSIANNKMIRTRAQFLAQSQLLLNPALAPSIYDPALRQTGFLFGTRGVEAALADFDTQFTSSMLWGRNETIANSSFGTSPLFGLSQETGNFNAALQKTMANGGTVTLNHSMNYLGTNQPFTTYPSSYTGSANINYTLPLWGGSGVEYTRIAGPSGGGLGAITGVSQGVVIARINEDIALADFENSVINMVKDVEDLYWDLYLAYRQYDADVANRDSSLRSWREVKARMEVGATGGNAAAEAQARENYFDTRARVENSLASIYDLENQFRRLIGLGVNDGRIIRPADSPVEGEYLVNWETSLTEALVRRVELRRQKWQIKSLELQTIAAKSLTNPQLNFVSQYGLNAFGNKLISEQTSNYNSAYGTMKDRDLENWTLGFQLSMPIGFRQAYAQLRNTELQLTKARAALATQEQDISHELANAIQKLETAFVTARTNLDRRIASARRVEATQAEYEAGVRDATLDLVLRAQASQALAEIALFTSLVNYNKAINDLNYRKGTILDNSNISLGEGEWTYEAQQQALQKAWARSYAFRNPLLKSSPEDFSSPVPYPKTDLTWQGINGDDGLIPQPAPTGGTIPPAPGIEQPVAPVVPPQDETP, encoded by the coding sequence ATGCCGTGGCAACGTTGGAAAAAATTGATTGCATTGGCCCTGACGGCAGTTCTGCTGCCAGGATGCTCCGGTACGAATCGGAATGTGTCGTATCTGGGTGATGCCGAGCTGAACTACTACAAAAATGCTTCTCTGACGACCGAATACGCGGCGGTTGATCAGGCAACGCCCATCGACATTGTCAATTCGGATCGGCCACGCACCATCCGGGATCGTACTCAGGACGAGATCTGGGATCTCTCACTGATGGAGTCGATCCATATGTCGATTGCCAACAACAAGATGATTCGTACCAGAGCGCAGTTCCTGGCACAGAGTCAACTGCTGTTGAACCCGGCCCTGGCCCCTTCGATCTATGATCCCGCATTAAGGCAAACCGGTTTTCTGTTCGGCACACGAGGTGTGGAAGCAGCTCTCGCTGACTTCGATACCCAGTTCACGAGTTCGATGCTCTGGGGACGCAACGAGACTATCGCTAACAGTTCCTTTGGAACCTCCCCGCTGTTCGGACTTTCCCAGGAAACCGGGAATTTTAATGCTGCTTTGCAGAAGACGATGGCGAACGGTGGCACCGTCACTTTAAACCACAGTATGAACTACCTGGGGACCAATCAGCCCTTCACCACGTATCCATCGAGTTATACGGGTTCGGCGAATATCAACTACACGCTCCCCTTGTGGGGTGGTTCGGGCGTGGAATACACACGCATTGCCGGGCCGAGTGGCGGTGGTTTGGGCGCGATTACCGGCGTTTCTCAAGGTGTGGTGATCGCCCGTATCAACGAAGATATCGCTCTGGCAGATTTCGAAAACTCCGTGATCAACATGGTCAAGGATGTGGAAGATCTGTACTGGGATCTGTACCTGGCTTACCGCCAATACGATGCCGACGTGGCCAACCGCGACAGCTCACTCCGATCATGGCGGGAAGTGAAAGCGCGGATGGAAGTCGGTGCGACAGGTGGTAACGCTGCCGCCGAAGCGCAGGCCCGCGAAAACTATTTCGATACTCGGGCCCGTGTCGAAAACTCACTGGCCAGTATCTATGATCTCGAAAACCAGTTCCGCCGCCTGATTGGCCTGGGTGTGAATGATGGCCGCATCATCCGGCCTGCCGATAGTCCTGTCGAAGGCGAGTATCTCGTCAACTGGGAAACCAGCCTGACAGAAGCACTGGTTCGACGCGTCGAATTGCGTCGCCAGAAGTGGCAGATCAAGAGTCTGGAACTGCAGACGATTGCCGCCAAGAGCCTGACGAATCCTCAATTGAATTTTGTTTCTCAGTACGGCCTGAATGCTTTTGGCAACAAGCTCATTTCTGAGCAGACGTCCAACTACAACAGTGCCTATGGGACTATGAAAGATCGGGATCTCGAAAACTGGACATTGGGCTTTCAGCTCTCCATGCCAATCGGCTTCCGCCAGGCCTATGCCCAGTTGCGGAACACCGAACTGCAATTGACCAAGGCCCGTGCGGCACTGGCCACTCAGGAGCAGGATATTTCTCATGAGTTGGCGAATGCGATTCAAAAACTCGAAACAGCGTTTGTGACCGCCCGTACGAACCTCGACCGGCGTATTGCTTCCGCCCGCCGAGTGGAAGCCACTCAAGCCGAGTACGAAGCAGGTGTTCGCGATGCCACGCTGGACCTCGTGTTGCGGGCTCAGGCCAGCCAGGCACTTGCTGAAATCGCGTTGTTCACCAGTCTGGTCAATTACAACAAAGCGATTAACGACCTGAACTATCGCAAGGGGACCATTCTCGACAATTCAAATATCAGTCTGGGCGAAGGCGAATGGACATACGAAGCGCAGCAGCAGGCACTTCAGAAAGCCTGGGCACGCAGTTACGCCTTCCGCAATCCTTTGCTCAAGTCCAGCCCGGAAGATTTCTCCTCACCTGTGCCTTACCCCAAAACAGATCTCACCTGGCAAGGGATCAACGGGGATGATGGGTTAATTCCACAGCCGGCACCCACTGGTGGAACCATTCCGCCAGCACCAGGGATAGAACAACCAGTGGCGCCTGTGGTGCCGCCGCAAGATGAGACTCCATAA
- a CDS encoding DUF2760 domain-containing protein, protein MMHLGTAFRAFFGTLFNDQKAALVEEALEGKSAAASLPAPAARQTSVSQATPPARSQVAEPSQNPAVTFLAMLQREARFVDFLQEDLSGFDDAQIGAVARDIHRDCRTVVKRAFALERVESREEGSRVTIDATQARLWKVTGKVEGGPPFTGSIVHSGWRATRCELPQYAGSVETALLIAPAELEV, encoded by the coding sequence ATGATGCACCTGGGAACAGCATTTCGAGCATTCTTCGGCACGCTCTTCAATGATCAGAAAGCCGCTTTGGTTGAAGAGGCACTGGAAGGGAAAAGTGCCGCTGCGTCATTGCCGGCACCAGCAGCCCGTCAGACGAGCGTTTCTCAGGCAACTCCACCTGCGAGGTCTCAGGTGGCTGAGCCGTCGCAGAACCCTGCGGTGACATTCCTCGCGATGTTGCAGCGAGAAGCCCGGTTCGTTGATTTCCTGCAGGAAGATCTCAGTGGCTTTGATGATGCCCAGATTGGGGCTGTCGCCCGGGATATCCATCGCGATTGTCGCACTGTCGTGAAACGAGCTTTTGCTCTTGAACGAGTGGAGTCGCGGGAAGAAGGGAGTCGCGTGACGATTGATGCGACTCAGGCCCGTCTGTGGAAAGTGACTGGCAAAGTCGAAGGTGGGCCACCTTTTACCGGATCGATTGTGCATTCCGGCTGGCGAGCGACCCGCTGCGAATTGCCGCAATACGCAGGATCTGTCGAGACTGCTCTCCTGATTGCTCCAGCCGAACTGGAAGTCTGA